The Mycolicibacterium doricum genome includes a region encoding these proteins:
- a CDS encoding LppA family lipoprotein yields the protein MVTRRRAERAQRRLAALTFLLCSSTLIGGCSLTENPYESKTVNGDEAVQLIDSMRANGSFEDARERLNNSARVIGERITAAVPGQTWRFDDDPHGVKAARNGALCEKLHADVARRPRADPVVFGRTFSAEEFATAADIVREEAAQYGATDDSSLFNEQAKRDFDLQGNGYEFNLGQINFATLTITGDCFLLQTVLDLPPGQLPPEPPILPTTPSPTP from the coding sequence ATGGTGACTCGACGGCGAGCCGAACGAGCGCAGCGCCGCCTAGCGGCACTGACTTTTCTGTTGTGTAGCTCGACGCTGATAGGTGGCTGCTCCTTGACCGAGAATCCGTACGAGTCCAAGACCGTTAACGGTGACGAGGCGGTGCAGCTGATCGACAGCATGCGCGCCAACGGTTCGTTCGAAGATGCCCGCGAGCGGCTCAACAACTCTGCCCGCGTCATTGGCGAACGGATCACCGCCGCCGTTCCGGGCCAGACCTGGAGATTCGATGATGACCCGCACGGGGTGAAGGCCGCGAGAAACGGAGCATTGTGCGAGAAGCTCCACGCAGACGTCGCGCGGCGCCCCAGAGCTGATCCGGTTGTGTTTGGCAGGACGTTCTCTGCGGAGGAGTTCGCGACAGCGGCCGACATCGTGCGCGAGGAAGCCGCGCAGTACGGCGCCACGGACGATTCTTCACTGTTCAACGAGCAAGCCAAGCGCGACTTCGACTTGCAGGGCAATGGTTACGAATTCAACCTTGGACAAATCAATTTCGCCACTCTCACCATCACGGGCGACTGCTTCCTTCTCCAGACGGTGCTGGACCTGCCGCCCGGACAGCTCCCGCCAGAACCACCCATCCTGCCAACGACGCCGTCGCCAACACCGTGA
- the ponA2 gene encoding transglycosylase/D,D-transpeptidase PonA2 yields MPERPPTAVTVVKLAWCCLLASVLTAALMFPVVGGIGLMSNRASDVVANGSAALVEGEIPQVSTMVDAKGNTIAWLYSQRRFEVPTEQIANTMKLAIVSIEDKRFAEHNGVDWQGTLTGLAGYLRGDTDTRGGSTLEQQYVKNYQLLVVAQTDSEKRAAIETTPARKLREIRMALTLDKTFTKPEILTRYLNLVSFGNGAFGIQDAAQTYFGVNASELNWQQSALLAGLVQSTSSLNPYTNPDGALARRNLVLDTMIENLPNEAEALRAAKNEPLGILPVPNELPRGCIAAGDRAFFCDYALDYLARAGISKEQVAKGGYLIKTTLDPDVQSTVKSAVNQFASPDTPGVASVMSVIRPGKESHPVLAMASNRTYGLNLDAYETMQPQPFALAGNGAGSVFKVFTTAAALEMGMGINTQLQVPGSFQAKGLGSTDRPGCPAATWCVSNAGGYRGSMNVTDALATSPNTAFAKLISQVGVPRAVDMAVRLGMRSYALPGTARDYDPESNESLADFIKRQNIGSFTLGPFEVNGLELSNVAATLASGGVWCPPNPIAQILDRKGEEVSVTTETCEQAVPEGLANTLANALSKDDTGAGTAAGAASSVGWNLPMSGKTGTTESNRSSAFLGFTNQLAAANYIYDDSPTPGELCSFPLRQCGSGNLFGGNEPARTWFTAMKPIATNFGPVALPPTDPRYVDGGPGSKVPSVSGLTVDAARQRIRDAGFQVADGTASVNSSSRSGTVVGTNPSGQTIPGSIVTIQVSNGIAPPPPPPSSSVPGLPGGPPPPIGQTVVEIPGLPPITVPVLGPPPPPPPP; encoded by the coding sequence ATGCCGGAGCGTCCGCCAACCGCCGTCACGGTCGTCAAGCTGGCCTGGTGCTGCTTGCTGGCCAGCGTGCTGACCGCCGCACTGATGTTCCCCGTGGTCGGCGGCATCGGTCTGATGTCCAACCGCGCGTCCGACGTCGTCGCGAACGGTTCCGCCGCCCTCGTCGAGGGCGAGATCCCGCAGGTGTCGACGATGGTCGACGCCAAGGGCAACACGATCGCGTGGCTGTACTCCCAGCGACGGTTCGAGGTGCCCACCGAGCAGATCGCCAACACCATGAAACTGGCGATCGTCTCGATCGAGGACAAGCGCTTTGCCGAACACAACGGCGTCGACTGGCAGGGCACGCTCACCGGGTTGGCGGGCTACCTGCGCGGCGACACCGACACGCGCGGCGGTTCGACGCTCGAACAGCAGTACGTCAAGAACTATCAGTTGCTGGTCGTCGCCCAGACCGACTCGGAGAAGCGGGCGGCGATCGAGACCACTCCGGCTCGCAAGCTGCGCGAGATCCGGATGGCGCTCACGTTGGACAAGACGTTCACCAAACCCGAGATCCTCACCCGGTATCTCAACCTCGTCTCGTTCGGCAACGGCGCGTTCGGCATCCAGGACGCCGCGCAGACCTACTTCGGCGTCAACGCCTCGGAACTGAACTGGCAGCAGTCCGCGCTGCTGGCCGGTCTGGTGCAGTCGACGAGCTCACTGAACCCCTATACCAATCCGGACGGCGCACTCGCACGTCGAAATCTCGTGCTGGACACGATGATCGAGAACCTGCCGAACGAAGCGGAGGCGCTGCGGGCCGCGAAGAACGAGCCGCTGGGGATCCTGCCGGTGCCCAACGAACTGCCGCGGGGTTGCATCGCCGCCGGTGACCGGGCCTTCTTCTGCGACTACGCACTGGACTACCTGGCCCGCGCCGGGATCAGCAAGGAACAGGTCGCCAAGGGCGGTTATCTGATCAAGACGACCCTCGACCCCGATGTACAGAGCACCGTCAAGTCCGCCGTCAACCAGTTCGCCAGCCCGGACACCCCCGGCGTCGCGAGCGTGATGAGCGTGATCCGGCCCGGTAAGGAATCCCATCCGGTGTTGGCCATGGCGTCCAACCGCACCTACGGGCTCAACCTGGATGCCTACGAGACCATGCAACCGCAGCCGTTCGCGCTGGCAGGTAACGGCGCTGGCTCGGTGTTCAAGGTCTTCACCACCGCGGCCGCGCTGGAGATGGGCATGGGCATCAACACCCAGCTCCAGGTGCCCGGTTCGTTCCAGGCCAAGGGTCTGGGCAGCACCGACCGGCCGGGCTGCCCGGCGGCCACGTGGTGCGTGAGCAACGCCGGCGGCTACCGGGGGTCGATGAACGTCACCGACGCGCTGGCCACCTCGCCGAACACGGCGTTCGCGAAGCTCATCTCCCAGGTAGGGGTGCCGCGTGCGGTCGACATGGCGGTCCGGCTGGGGATGCGGTCCTACGCACTGCCCGGCACCGCTCGTGACTACGATCCGGAGAGCAACGAGAGCCTGGCCGACTTCATCAAGCGCCAGAACATCGGGTCGTTCACCCTTGGCCCGTTCGAGGTGAACGGCCTGGAACTGTCCAACGTCGCGGCCACCCTCGCCTCGGGCGGCGTCTGGTGCCCGCCGAACCCGATCGCCCAGATACTCGACCGCAAGGGCGAAGAAGTTTCGGTGACCACCGAGACCTGCGAACAGGCCGTCCCTGAGGGGTTGGCGAACACCCTCGCCAATGCGCTGAGCAAGGACGACACCGGCGCCGGCACCGCAGCCGGTGCGGCCAGTTCGGTGGGCTGGAATCTGCCGATGTCGGGTAAGACGGGAACGACGGAGTCGAATCGATCCTCGGCCTTCCTCGGCTTCACGAACCAGTTGGCGGCCGCGAACTACATCTACGACGACTCGCCGACGCCGGGCGAGCTGTGCTCTTTCCCCCTGCGCCAGTGCGGCTCGGGAAACCTGTTCGGCGGCAACGAACCGGCGCGCACGTGGTTCACCGCGATGAAGCCGATCGCCACCAACTTCGGTCCGGTGGCGCTTCCGCCGACAGATCCGCGCTACGTCGACGGCGGCCCCGGCTCGAAGGTGCCGAGCGTGTCAGGCCTGACCGTGGACGCCGCCCGACAGCGCATCAGGGATGCCGGGTTCCAGGTCGCGGACGGAACCGCGTCGGTGAACAGCAGCTCGCGGTCCGGCACGGTCGTCGGCACGAACCCGAGTGGCCAGACCATTCCGGGATCGATCGTCACGATCCAGGTGAGCAACGGCATCGCGCCGCCGCCGCCGCCTCCGTCGTCCAGCGTTCCGGGTCTGCCCGGGGGACCGCCGCCGCCGATCGGTCAGACCGTGGTGGAGATTCCCGGTCTGCCGCCGATCACCGTGCCGGTTCTCGGGCCGCCACCACCACCGCCGCCGCCGTGA
- a CDS encoding metallophosphoesterase has protein sequence MAAALPRPTTSTSIKLLKNTAAVTAGSLVAGIGYASVIERNAFTLREVTMPVLTPGSTPLRVLHLSDLHMRPSQRRKQAWLRELARLEPDLVVNTGDNLAHRRAVPAVVQALSDLLSVPGVFVFGSNDYFAPRLKNPLNYVTNPGHRVHGQPLPWQDLRAAFTERGWLDVTHTRRELDVAGLRIAVAGVDDPHLERDRYDTIAGAATPTANLSLGLTHSPEPRLLDRFAADGYQLVMAGHTHGGQLCLPFYGALVTNCELDRSRVKGASKWGADMALHVSAGIGTSPFAPVRFCCRPEATLLTLVGAPTGGWDADVKAGQSPSTVSAR, from the coding sequence ATGGCTGCTGCTCTGCCACGACCGACGACTTCGACGTCGATCAAGCTCTTGAAGAACACCGCTGCGGTGACCGCCGGCTCCCTTGTCGCGGGGATCGGTTACGCGTCGGTCATCGAGCGCAACGCGTTCACGCTGCGTGAGGTGACCATGCCGGTGCTCACGCCCGGCTCGACACCGCTGCGCGTGCTGCACCTCAGCGATCTCCACATGCGGCCCAGCCAGCGGCGTAAGCAGGCGTGGCTGCGCGAGCTGGCACGCCTGGAACCCGATCTCGTGGTGAACACCGGCGACAACTTGGCACATCGGCGGGCGGTGCCCGCCGTCGTGCAGGCGCTGTCGGACCTGCTGTCGGTTCCCGGTGTGTTCGTCTTCGGTAGCAATGACTATTTCGCGCCGCGTCTGAAGAACCCGCTGAACTACGTCACCAACCCGGGTCACCGGGTGCACGGGCAGCCGCTGCCGTGGCAGGACCTGCGCGCGGCGTTCACCGAACGCGGCTGGCTGGACGTGACCCACACGCGCCGCGAACTGGACGTCGCGGGGCTGCGCATCGCAGTGGCCGGTGTGGACGACCCGCACCTCGAGCGCGACCGGTACGACACGATCGCCGGCGCGGCCACGCCGACGGCTAATCTGTCGCTGGGACTCACGCACTCACCGGAGCCACGGTTACTCGACCGGTTCGCCGCCGACGGCTACCAACTGGTGATGGCCGGCCACACGCACGGCGGGCAGCTGTGTCTACCGTTCTACGGCGCACTCGTCACGAACTGCGAGCTGGACCGTTCACGGGTCAAGGGTGCATCGAAGTGGGGCGCCGACATGGCCCTGCACGTGTCGGCGGGTATCGGAACCTCGCCGTTCGCGCCGGTGCGGTTCTGCTGCCGCCCGGAGGCCACGCTGCTGACGCTGGTGGGGGCACCTACCGGCGGCTGGGACGCCGACGTGAAGGCCGGGCAGTCGCCGTCGACCGTCTCGGCGCGGTGA
- a CDS encoding L-cysteine desulfhydrase Cds1, which translates to MTGRSSIAAHSQPRAWVDNAVRLIEADARRSADTHLLRYPLPSAWGEDCGVALYLKDESTHITGSLKHRLARSLFLYGLCNGWICEGTTVIEASSGSTAVSEAYFAALLGLPFIAVMTSSTSASKVALIESQGGRCHFVDESTQVYAEAERLAAETGGHYLDQFTNAERATDWRGNNNIAESIYHQMADEQHPIPEWIVVGAGTGGTSATIGRYIRYRRYGTKLCVVDPENSAFFPAYAQQDPTVVTGASSRIEGIGRPRVEPSFLPEVVDRMVVVPDASSVAAARHASHVLGRRVGPSTGTNLWGAFGLLAEMKGQGRSGSVVTLIADSGDRYVDTYFCDEWLSSQGIDSSESAEVLVEFERSCVWR; encoded by the coding sequence ATGACAGGGCGGTCGTCGATCGCCGCTCACAGCCAGCCCCGCGCATGGGTCGACAATGCCGTCCGCCTGATCGAGGCCGATGCCCGGCGCAGTGCCGACACCCATCTGCTGCGCTACCCACTGCCGTCGGCGTGGGGTGAGGACTGCGGCGTCGCGCTCTATCTCAAAGACGAGTCGACGCACATCACCGGCAGCCTCAAGCACCGGTTGGCGCGCTCGCTGTTTCTGTACGGGCTGTGCAACGGGTGGATCTGCGAGGGCACGACCGTCATCGAAGCCTCCAGCGGATCGACCGCCGTATCGGAGGCGTACTTCGCAGCGCTGCTGGGCCTGCCCTTCATCGCGGTGATGACGTCGTCGACCAGCGCCAGCAAAGTCGCCCTGATCGAATCCCAGGGCGGGCGGTGCCACTTCGTCGACGAATCGACACAGGTGTACGCCGAGGCAGAGCGGCTGGCGGCGGAGACCGGCGGGCACTACCTCGACCAGTTCACCAACGCCGAACGCGCCACCGACTGGCGCGGCAACAACAACATCGCCGAGTCGATCTACCACCAGATGGCCGACGAGCAGCATCCGATCCCGGAGTGGATCGTCGTGGGCGCCGGCACCGGTGGGACGAGCGCGACCATCGGGCGCTACATCCGCTACCGCCGGTACGGAACGAAGCTGTGCGTGGTCGACCCGGAGAACTCGGCGTTCTTCCCGGCCTACGCCCAACAGGATCCGACGGTTGTGACCGGCGCGTCATCGAGGATCGAGGGGATCGGCCGTCCACGCGTGGAACCGTCGTTCCTGCCCGAGGTTGTGGACCGCATGGTTGTCGTACCTGACGCGTCGTCAGTGGCGGCCGCCCGGCATGCGAGCCATGTGCTGGGTCGGCGGGTCGGCCCGTCGACCGGAACGAATCTGTGGGGGGCTTTCGGACTCCTCGCGGAGATGAAGGGACAGGGACGAAGCGGATCGGTGGTGACGTTGATCGCCGACAGCGGCGACCGCTACGTTGACACCTACTTCTGCGACGAGTGGCTGAGCAGCCAGGGCATCGATTCGTCCGAATCGGCCGAGGTGCTCGTCGAATTCGAACGGTCCTGCGTCTGGCGCTGA
- a CDS encoding N-6 DNA methylase: MLPGDSVSQRKARGAFFTPVPVARFLVDWAVQSPDDAVLEPSCGEAIFLHEVGRRGDHSGPLVGVELHKSSAAESERSLRASGIDATVHVGDFFAHSELGAYDAVVGNPPYVRYQAFAGESRARAREAALRAGVALSNLASSWAAFTVHSALHLKSSGRLGLVLPAELLTVNYAAGVRQYLMDHFRSVGLVLFHERVFPGVLEEVVLLLADSYIPDGHHGDPRHMHLWQVRDAEGLAQLSASRRWTPPNKGAKWSAGLMSAAGMRAFDAVVGSDGFTRLETWGDTTLGMVTGSNQFFTLSPAKTQALSLETTDLISLSPPGSRHLRGLGLTEKALRELGASGQSTHLFRPANEPSAAAWSYIQSGEDLDVHQAYKCRVRTPWWRVPYLRPADLFLTYMNADTPRLTCNGARAHHLNSVHGVYLREGLKADGMNLLPVASLNSITLLGAETVGRAYGGGLLKIEPREADQLPVPSPTLVRRNADDLRRIRPAVAAQLRAGGLLNAVALVDEVLLTGSMGLNRKRLQAIRQDHADLAARRIARGKTNGGK, encoded by the coding sequence ATGCTTCCCGGTGACAGCGTTTCGCAGCGGAAGGCTCGCGGCGCCTTCTTTACGCCAGTTCCCGTAGCGCGTTTCCTCGTCGACTGGGCCGTCCAGAGCCCGGATGACGCCGTTCTGGAGCCGTCCTGCGGCGAGGCTATTTTCCTGCATGAGGTCGGCCGACGAGGTGACCACTCTGGCCCTCTAGTTGGAGTCGAGCTACACAAGAGTTCCGCCGCCGAATCGGAGCGAAGCCTGCGCGCTAGCGGGATCGATGCGACCGTCCATGTGGGTGACTTCTTCGCTCACTCAGAACTTGGCGCGTACGACGCGGTGGTCGGAAACCCGCCCTACGTCCGGTACCAAGCTTTTGCCGGAGAATCACGTGCACGAGCCCGAGAGGCCGCCCTCCGCGCGGGCGTCGCACTGTCTAACCTCGCATCTTCGTGGGCGGCTTTCACGGTCCATTCGGCGTTGCACCTAAAGAGCAGCGGGCGGTTAGGGCTCGTTCTGCCGGCCGAACTTCTGACGGTCAATTATGCCGCCGGAGTTCGGCAGTACTTGATGGACCACTTCCGCTCGGTGGGCCTTGTGCTTTTCCATGAGCGAGTGTTCCCAGGCGTGCTAGAGGAAGTCGTTCTCCTTCTCGCCGACAGTTACATCCCAGACGGTCACCACGGCGATCCGCGCCATATGCATCTGTGGCAAGTACGAGACGCTGAAGGACTGGCGCAACTTTCCGCCTCGCGACGATGGACTCCGCCGAATAAAGGGGCAAAATGGTCGGCTGGACTGATGTCAGCAGCTGGCATGCGTGCATTCGACGCCGTTGTTGGCAGCGACGGGTTCACTCGGTTGGAGACCTGGGGTGACACAACACTCGGGATGGTCACCGGCAGCAACCAGTTCTTCACTTTGTCCCCCGCCAAAACACAGGCACTTAGCTTAGAAACAACTGATCTCATCTCGCTGTCGCCTCCAGGCTCTCGTCACTTGCGCGGCTTGGGGTTGACGGAGAAGGCGCTGCGCGAACTGGGCGCGAGCGGCCAATCGACCCATCTTTTTCGGCCAGCCAATGAACCCTCGGCGGCGGCTTGGAGCTATATTCAGTCGGGCGAAGATCTAGACGTCCACCAAGCCTACAAATGTAGAGTTCGCACTCCATGGTGGCGGGTGCCGTATCTCCGCCCAGCCGACCTCTTCTTGACATACATGAATGCAGATACGCCGCGACTGACCTGCAATGGAGCTCGCGCTCACCACTTGAACTCAGTCCATGGCGTATACCTTCGCGAAGGTCTGAAGGCGGACGGCATGAACCTCCTGCCGGTCGCATCGCTTAATTCGATCACCCTGCTGGGAGCCGAGACTGTAGGGCGAGCCTACGGGGGAGGCCTGTTAAAGATCGAACCTCGAGAAGCCGATCAGCTTCCAGTGCCGTCGCCAACTTTGGTCCGCCGGAACGCAGACGATCTCCGCCGTATTCGGCCTGCCGTTGCAGCTCAGCTCCGCGCCGGGGGCCTACTCAACGCAGTTGCGTTAGTCGATGAGGTGCTGCTTACTGGTTCGATGGGCTTAAACCGGAAGCGTCTTCAGGCCATACGGCAAGACCATGCAGACCTCGCCGCCCGTCGCATTGCGCGGGGGAAGACCAACGGTGGCAAGTAA